Part of the Pyrobaculum calidifontis JCM 11548 genome, TTTAGCTAACGCAATTGCTGGACAGTCAGACGTGTTGAGGCAGTTCTTCTTCCTCATCACCTTCACCTCGATTGGGCTAACTACAAACTTTAGAAAATTTAAGGAGATTGGCGCTGGCAAGGCGGTATTGGCATACGCCATTTCGCTGTTGATAATTATAGTCATTGCACTGGCGCTGTCTATTGCCTTCTTTGCAGGCGTGCCGCTTCCCAAATCCTAATTTTTTAAATCCAATACAGCCTATAACATTTTTTACAAGCTTCCGGCGGCTCTGGTGGAATTGTCTCTATTTTTCTAATCTCATATCTGTAGACGAATTCTCTGTAGCTCTTCTTCCTAATTATATCGGCCAGTCTCTCGTGTCGTATATTTCCAAAGGCTAGTCGCGGAGCTTTTTCGCACCTTTCTTCAAAACACCTTTCCGCCGACTGCGTAGAGAGGCCTAGGTATACGCAGGGGTAGACTGAGCCGTCGACGCCTATGAACAGCGTCGAAGTGGGGGCCTCTGGACACTCCACGTGTTCCCAAGGCGTGTATAGGCGGTGGAAGAGCGTTATACCCACTTCCTTTGCCACTCTCTTTGCGGCTTCTACTACGGCTAACACGTCGTCTGGTGGTGGTTCAAACATCTTTGAAAATACCTTGAGCCCCCAGAGGTCTGGGCGGGGGATGTAGCTGAGGTTGCTTAGGCGTACCTCGTCCACCCCTGCCTCGGCCATTAGTTTTACGAACTGGGGCAATTCGCGGTAGGTGTTTTTCAACATCATGTATATGGCGACGGTTCTCGTCTTCGCCAAGGCGTTTTTCGCCGCCTTTACAAAGGTCTTGAGGTTTTGAAGGACAGTGTCGAAGTCGTTTCCCACTCTGACTCTGTTGTGCGTCTCAGCCGTCGCCCCTGCGAAAGTCACTGCCACAACGTCTACGCCTACTTTTGCAACATCCTCCGCTACTCTTCCCAGCAGTAGCCCATTGGTGGTAAAGCTGACTTTGTAGTAACGCCTCGCCTCTTTTAACATGTCTAAGAAGCGTGGGTGCAATAGGGGCTCTCCCCAGCCCTGTAGATGTAGGTGTTCTACGCCGACTTCTCTCCCCTCTTGGACTATTTTCTGGAAAAGCGAGAAATCCATGAACTCCCTCCTCCAGTCGCTGTAAAGTGCAACGGGACAGTAAATACAACGAGAGGTACACGCCGTCGAAACTTCGACCTGGAGTATGGAGACCACGAGACCTATCCTTTTATTTAATTTAAAACTACTTAAGTATGTGGACGTCGCCGAGTTTAAGAGGTGGATGTTCATGGCGGAACGCACGTTGGAGTCCGCCATTAGGGACATGGAGGGCGGCGACTATAACTGGGCTTGTTTTAAGGCGCACCAGGCCGGGGAGTTCGCCGTTAAGGCCGTCCTGTACGGCATAGGGAAGCCAGCGAGAGGCCATGCTATTACTCGGCTTCTGAGGGAGCTCACTGCGTTTGTCCCCGTGGGAGGGGATGCGTTCGAGGACGCGGCGCTTTTAGACAAATTCTACGTGCCCACTAGGTATGTGGATGCGTGGAGCGAGGGCGTGCCGTATGAGTATTACACGAGGCGCGACGCCGAGTTAGCAATAGAGGCTGCGAGGAGGATTATTGAGTTTGCGAAGGGACTATGGAGGTCGTTAGGTGGAGAGAAGAGCTAAGGAAGAGGGCCCTCGGCCTCGCCTTGGAGGCCGCGGCGCAGGTACACGGCACTGTGTTCCTCGTGGGCTCATATGCGAGGGGGGACTTCGGCGAGGACAGCGACGTAGACCTCCTAGTGATTGCACACTTCACAGAGCCGCCGCACCGGAGGCTCTTGCGCCTCACTCTGCCCGTGGAAGTCATAGCCTTAACGCCGGAGGAGGCTCTTAGAGCCGTGGAAAAGTGCTACCCCATCGCCTACGACATTGCGCTTGGAGTAGTGCTAAAGGACGAATTGTCTATCGCCGAGGAGTTAATTCAAAAGGCTAAGCGGTGCACTGCGGGAAAGAGTTATAAAGAGGGGTAGAGGTAGAGAGGGCTCAGAGGGCCGCGCCAGCGGCGCCGTGAAGAGCCGCGTCGGGTCCCCCTTGTCTACACTATCCTCTTCCAGTACTTCATGGCGTCGCGGAGCACGGCGGATTTGGCCTCTATCACCTCCTCAGGCGTGTAGGGCAGTACGTCTAGCGAGAGCGGCAGATCCAGCCTGGCCTCCGCCTTGGCCACGAGTTCAAGCCTCTTAAGCCACGGCATGCCCCGGACGCTGGGCGACACAATGACTACGTCTACGTCGCTGTCCACGAGCCAGTCTCCCCTGGCCCATGAGCCAAAGAGGTAAGCCGCCTCAACCACTATACCCATGCGCTCTAGCTCCTCCACCAGTAGCTTAACTGCTCTAACAACTTTCTCCTCCGCCATATGCCAGCGACGCCAGTTTTACGACCTCTGCCGCGATCTCGACGGCGTACGCCGCCTCTCGCCTTGTGAAAAGCTCAGAGGGCGGGCCGCCGGCCGCGTCCGGGTACCTAGACGTGGCGTAGTACTTTGTCAAAACGGCGAGCCCCTCCACGAGCTCTGGCGAAAACTCGACGCCAGCGCCCCTCAGCTCGCGGTATAGCTCTAGCAAATTGTGCCTCTTGGGGGGCTCCTTTCTCAAGAAGAGGTAGAAGAGGGATTTCAGAGCCTTATCCGCCGCTTGATGTGAGTGAAATGCGACAAAGTTGTAAAGCCCATTTTCAAGTAATATCTTGGCAACTTTGCACTCGTGGACGGCCTCCCCTAAGCCAAATCAGCCCCTCTTCTCTCACACCTACGTCTAC contains:
- a CDS encoding radical SAM protein, with protein sequence MVSILQVEVSTACTSRCIYCPVALYSDWRREFMDFSLFQKIVQEGREVGVEHLHLQGWGEPLLHPRFLDMLKEARRYYKVSFTTNGLLLGRVAEDVAKVGVDVVAVTFAGATAETHNRVRVGNDFDTVLQNLKTFVKAAKNALAKTRTVAIYMMLKNTYRELPQFVKLMAEAGVDEVRLSNLSYIPRPDLWGLKVFSKMFEPPPDDVLAVVEAAKRVAKEVGITLFHRLYTPWEHVECPEAPTSTLFIGVDGSVYPCVYLGLSTQSAERCFEERCEKAPRLAFGNIRHERLADIIRKKSYREFVYRYEIRKIETIPPEPPEACKKCYRLYWI
- a CDS encoding HEPN domain-containing protein, whose translation is MDVAEFKRWMFMAERTLESAIRDMEGGDYNWACFKAHQAGEFAVKAVLYGIGKPARGHAITRLLRELTAFVPVGGDAFEDAALLDKFYVPTRYVDAWSEGVPYEYYTRRDAELAIEAARRIIEFAKGLWRSLGGEKS
- a CDS encoding nucleotidyltransferase domain-containing protein, yielding MEVVRWREELRKRALGLALEAAAQVHGTVFLVGSYARGDFGEDSDVDLLVIAHFTEPPHRRLLRLTLPVEVIALTPEEALRAVEKCYPIAYDIALGVVLKDELSIAEELIQKAKRCTAGKSYKEG
- a CDS encoding nucleotidyltransferase domain-containing protein, which translates into the protein MAEEKVVRAVKLLVEELERMGIVVEAAYLFGSWARGDWLVDSDVDVVIVSPSVRGMPWLKRLELVAKAEARLDLPLSLDVLPYTPEEVIEAKSAVLRDAMKYWKRIV
- a CDS encoding HEPN domain-containing protein, which gives rise to MLLENGLYNFVAFHSHQAADKALKSLFYLFLRKEPPKRHNLLELYRELRGAGVEFSPELVEGLAVLTKYYATSRYPDAAGGPPSELFTRREAAYAVEIAAEVVKLASLAYGGGESC